The DNA sequence AATTAACTAAGAAACAACCGGAACGTGAACCGGTTGTTTTTTTGCCGTTCTCCGAGATATAGCCGCTGATCGAAGCTGGCGATTATTTCCGTTGTTCTCCACCGGTAAACGGGTGAGCATGGTAGCAGGCGACTAACATTAATGCGAAAGAAAATAATTTTCATTAAATAATAATTGAAAAAACTATTTTCATGTGTTATTCTATCAGCGTAGAGAAAAGGCGAAGTCAAAAATGCGTACCTCGCTTTTGGCGTTTGCGCACAGCAGGAGGCAACAAGCAATGACAATCATCGAGGAAATCCAAAACCAGTATTCCGCTTTTTCCGCAAATGAGAAAAAAATCGCGGATTACATTCTCCGGAACAAAGCTTCCATCAAAAATATGAATATCAAGGATTTAGCGGCGAAGGTGGATACATCGACGTCCAGCATCACCCGTTTCTGCAAACATATCAACATCGATGGGTTTGTGGATATGAAGATTGCGTTGCGCTCAGTGACAAGCAACCAGCAATTGAAAGAAATGCCGACCGTCTATGATGATATTTATGGCTACTATACGCAAGTCATCGATGAAACCAATCAGATGATCGAGGATCAAGCAATCGAAACGGTTGTCGATTGGATCAAAAATGCAAAAAAAACCGTGATTTACGGCATCGGCAGTTCCGGATTTACGGCCGCTGAATTGGCGCAACGCTTGATCCGGATGGGCTTGAATGTCACTGGGGTCACCGACTCCCACTTGATGATCATCAACAGCTCGATCATCAAGGAAGACGAATTGGTGATCGCCATTTCCAATTCGGGGGAAACGCCGGAGTTGATTGCGTCATTGGAAATCGCGAAAAAGAAAAAAGCGAAG is a window from the Trichococcus shcherbakoviae genome containing:
- a CDS encoding MurR/RpiR family transcriptional regulator, translating into MTIIEEIQNQYSAFSANEKKIADYILRNKASIKNMNIKDLAAKVDTSTSSITRFCKHINIDGFVDMKIALRSVTSNQQLKEMPTVYDDIYGYYTQVIDETNQMIEDQAIETVVDWIKNAKKTVIYGIGSSGFTAAELAQRLIRMGLNVTGVTDSHLMIINSSIIKEDELVIAISNSGETPELIASLEIAKKKKAKIIALTSFKNSSLTKLADVTCFGYHSRFVNNTVFVNTQFGMVYLIDVISTLLLQDKDFQYNMDLTRANVQGYSKKTE